Proteins encoded within one genomic window of Methanosarcina barkeri str. Wiesmoor:
- a CDS encoding endonuclease/exonuclease/phosphatase family protein, producing the protein MDSKLHHKFLIYLAVIFVFLPGCIDSTEQMNVDSAENSDSGYLSRVSDAAENPSQSSEGSSRVIHAEAEDSSVITPYAEETVTENQSGLVAVNGTSLSSHDNGSQEETLRIGAFNIQVFGVKKASNPKIMNTLAKVLRTYDIVAVQEIRDSSQTALPALIKVVNSERANYSYVVSERLGRTSSKEQYAYIYDSDRVKLEGEPYTYSKPEGTDPFHRQPYIATFEDRNETLNLVLITVHTDPDEATEEINSLSTVLDSTRQTCPVEDNFVIMGDLNADGSYFDENKANSLSCGEYCWLIDNSMDTTTGDTNCTYDRIIITEDMESYFTGNSGLFRYDLKYNLTSEETNAVSDHYPVYAEFAFDSTEA; encoded by the coding sequence ATGGATTCTAAATTACATCACAAGTTTTTAATTTACCTTGCGGTAATTTTCGTATTTTTGCCAGGATGTATAGACTCTACTGAGCAAATGAATGTCGATTCTGCAGAAAATTCGGACTCAGGATATTTATCAAGAGTTTCAGATGCAGCGGAAAATCCTTCTCAGTCATCTGAGGGTTCAAGTAGGGTTATCCATGCCGAAGCTGAGGATTCTAGCGTGATTACTCCTTATGCCGAAGAAACTGTTACAGAAAACCAATCAGGGTTGGTTGCGGTAAACGGAACTTCTTTATCATCTCATGATAATGGTTCCCAGGAGGAAACCCTCAGGATTGGGGCTTTTAATATTCAGGTCTTTGGGGTCAAAAAAGCTTCAAATCCCAAGATAATGAATACGCTTGCAAAAGTTCTCCGCACTTACGATATTGTTGCAGTACAGGAAATCCGGGACAGTTCCCAGACTGCTCTTCCTGCGCTGATAAAGGTTGTGAACAGTGAAAGGGCTAATTATTCCTATGTCGTTAGCGAGAGGCTTGGCAGGACTTCAAGCAAAGAACAATATGCATATATTTATGACAGTGACCGGGTAAAGCTGGAAGGTGAACCTTATACTTATTCCAAACCCGAAGGAACTGATCCATTCCACAGGCAGCCTTATATAGCAACTTTTGAGGATAGGAACGAAACCCTCAACCTTGTTCTGATAACTGTTCATACCGACCCGGACGAAGCCACCGAAGAAATTAATTCTCTTTCAACTGTTCTTGATAGCACCAGACAAACTTGCCCTGTGGAGGATAACTTCGTTATTATGGGTGACCTGAATGCAGATGGCTCTTATTTTGATGAGAATAAAGCAAATTCCCTGAGCTGTGGAGAGTACTGCTGGCTGATAGATAACAGCATGGACACCACAACTGGAGACACAAACTGCACCTATGATAGAATAATAATTACCGAAGATATGGAATCTTATTTTACAGGAAACAGTGGCTTGTTCAGATATGACCTTAAATATAACCTGACTTCAGAAGAAACGAATGCTGTTTCGGACCACTACCCGGTTTACGCGGAATTTGCTTTCGATTCCACGGAAGCCTGA
- a CDS encoding tetratricopeptide repeat protein, which produces MTDFKKDSGKEEISDKSISIKTKDKNPEKEMEKGTEKEIKIKPKNHKALLERYEQRLKDLDPELIIPEDEIALKEAFMHAKEVFEPEELVSWFTVKADPFYRSVSWKVLLPLYEELLGIVEKKPGPESPENAAVLNGLGGIYRYMGNYEEALRLFLKALKIRENLPDQPRPETGNTLSELGILYTLMDRREEALSYYTRSLEIHKKFLSPKNLGAVRTLNRMAFFYKGLEKTEKAEECFRRALELLEKLPEQEPDKRVVMGYRAGTLNNLGVLLSEMGKLDEAEDRYGQALELQEKVYGPEHPQVAQTLNNLALLYFQTIRYEKAMILYTRSLEIMEKFGKTEHTGFATTLNNLAGVYVQKGRNEKALELYTRALEIRERVLGPEDPDVAKTLNNMGELYRILGQHKKALPLYTRALKIYETTLGPTHPDVGTTLNNLAGLHESMGEYETAINLYEKALDIIEKEYGPDHPYFKITRNNLIGLYEKMERSWRR; this is translated from the coding sequence ATGACTGATTTCAAGAAAGATTCAGGAAAAGAAGAGATTTCTGATAAAAGTATCTCTATCAAAACTAAAGATAAAAATCCAGAGAAAGAAATGGAAAAGGGAACAGAAAAAGAAATAAAAATAAAACCGAAAAACCACAAAGCTCTGCTTGAAAGGTATGAGCAGCGGCTGAAAGATTTGGATCCGGAGCTTATCATCCCTGAAGATGAGATTGCCCTAAAGGAAGCCTTTATGCATGCAAAGGAGGTTTTTGAGCCCGAAGAACTGGTAAGCTGGTTTACAGTTAAAGCCGATCCTTTTTACAGATCCGTATCCTGGAAAGTGCTTCTTCCCCTCTATGAAGAACTGCTTGGTATTGTGGAAAAAAAGCCTGGCCCCGAAAGTCCGGAAAACGCAGCTGTGCTGAATGGGCTTGGAGGAATCTACCGCTATATGGGGAATTACGAAGAAGCCCTCAGGCTTTTTTTAAAGGCTTTAAAAATTCGTGAAAACCTTCCAGACCAGCCCAGGCCCGAGACTGGAAATACACTCAGCGAGCTTGGAATTCTTTATACTCTTATGGACCGGCGCGAAGAAGCTCTTTCATACTATACCAGGTCGCTGGAGATCCATAAAAAGTTCCTGAGCCCGAAAAATCTCGGTGCTGTCAGAACCCTGAACAGAATGGCTTTTTTCTATAAGGGGCTGGAAAAAACAGAGAAGGCTGAGGAATGCTTCAGGCGGGCTCTCGAACTTCTTGAAAAGCTTCCGGAACAGGAGCCGGACAAACGTGTGGTTATGGGATACAGAGCCGGAACCTTAAATAACCTGGGTGTCCTGCTCTCGGAAATGGGCAAACTTGACGAAGCTGAGGACAGATATGGACAGGCTTTAGAGCTTCAGGAAAAAGTGTACGGTCCTGAACACCCACAGGTGGCCCAGACCCTGAACAACCTTGCCCTGCTTTATTTCCAGACCATTAGGTATGAAAAAGCCATGATCCTCTATACAAGGTCCCTGGAAATTATGGAAAAATTCGGAAAAACCGAGCATACTGGCTTTGCTACTACCCTGAACAACCTGGCAGGCGTATATGTCCAGAAAGGCCGCAATGAAAAAGCCCTGGAACTCTACACAAGAGCGCTCGAAATCCGAGAGCGTGTCCTTGGTCCTGAGGACCCTGATGTTGCCAAGACCTTGAATAACATGGGCGAACTCTACAGGATCCTTGGCCAGCACAAAAAAGCCCTTCCTCTCTACACCCGCGCCCTCAAAATCTACGAAACGACTCTCGGCCCGACACATCCCGATGTAGGCACAACCCTGAACAACCTGGCAGGCCTCCACGAAAGCATGGGCGAATACGAAACCGCAATCAACCTCTACGAAAAAGCCCTTGATATAATCGAAAAAGAATACGGGCCCGATCACCCATATTTCAAAATCACACGAAATAATTTAATTGGCCTTTATGAGAAAATGGAGCGAAGCTGGCGGAGATGA
- a CDS encoding winged helix-turn-helix domain-containing protein, with translation MEIANKNSEIYYREELHSIKEEVTSLRNEFSRFLQRANQQHIEEMVEEMRKSFMRPMVDYLCEDASDRMHTRMTADCGMRDFCEKAFRELLHETAGLVGRGRIEAETIKLYRDRLEELKKESKNSNCSKCFSEATNLFEKQVKLMHSLQIYEEKDEEDKKIDISEIEPEKLVTEVCEPIANRQRLLMLKALSGESKTFSELSKLTGLRGGNLLFHLQKLLETGMILQRNERGDYIITRKGYSTLQGLSRIYSEIENE, from the coding sequence ATGGAGATAGCTAACAAAAATTCCGAGATTTATTACCGGGAGGAACTTCACTCTATTAAGGAAGAAGTAACATCCCTGCGGAATGAGTTCTCACGGTTTTTACAGAGAGCAAACCAGCAACATATTGAAGAAATGGTTGAGGAAATGAGAAAAAGCTTCATGAGGCCCATGGTAGATTATCTCTGTGAGGACGCAAGTGATAGGATGCATACCCGTATGACAGCGGACTGCGGGATGCGGGATTTTTGTGAAAAGGCTTTTCGTGAGCTCTTGCATGAAACCGCAGGGCTTGTTGGAAGAGGCAGGATCGAAGCTGAAACCATAAAGCTGTACCGGGACAGGCTGGAAGAATTAAAAAAAGAATCTAAAAACTCAAATTGCAGCAAGTGTTTTTCGGAAGCTACGAATCTTTTTGAAAAGCAGGTCAAACTTATGCACTCGCTCCAGATTTATGAGGAAAAGGACGAAGAGGATAAAAAAATCGACATCAGCGAAATTGAGCCTGAAAAGCTGGTCACTGAGGTCTGCGAGCCGATAGCAAACCGACAGCGTCTCCTTATGCTCAAAGCGCTTTCAGGGGAAAGCAAAACGTTTTCCGAACTTTCCAAACTTACAGGCCTGCGAGGCGGAAATCTGCTTTTTCACCTTCAGAAACTCCTTGAAACAGGAATGATTTTACAGCGAAATGAACGGGGAGACTATATCATTACCAGGAAAGGTTACTCCACCCTGCAAGGGCTTTCCAGAATCTATTCTGAAATTGAGAATGAATAA
- a CDS encoding ferredoxin has product MADSSDKVVENIPGPYYCDYNCIACNLCVDTAPENFKMNDDESNAYVYKQPEDDEERELCEEALESCPVNAIGNDG; this is encoded by the coding sequence ATAGCCGATAGTTCAGATAAAGTTGTTGAAAATATTCCAGGACCTTATTATTGTGACTACAACTGTATAGCCTGTAATCTCTGTGTGGATACTGCACCTGAAAACTTCAAGATGAATGACGACGAATCCAACGCCTATGTATATAAGCAGCCTGAAGACGACGAAGAAAGAGAACTTTGTGAAGAAGCATTAGAATCCTGCCCGGTTAACGCAATAGGAAATGACGGCTAA
- a CDS encoding metal-sulfur cluster assembly factor, whose amino-acid sequence MYKIALDPYHEGEGTIVTKEEVIEVLKTCYDPEIPINIIDLGLVYGVEVEGDRVHIKMTLTMPGCPMGELIIENVKRKVEAIDGVKEAKIELVWDPPWTPERISEEAMKRIME is encoded by the coding sequence ATGTATAAAATTGCTCTAGATCCATACCATGAGGGAGAGGGTACCATCGTTACGAAAGAAGAAGTTATCGAAGTTCTAAAGACCTGCTATGATCCTGAAATTCCGATAAACATTATTGACCTTGGGCTTGTTTATGGGGTAGAAGTAGAAGGGGATAGGGTCCATATCAAAATGACTCTAACTATGCCTGGCTGTCCTATGGGAGAGCTTATTATAGAGAATGTGAAGCGAAAGGTTGAAGCAATAGATGGGGTAAAAGAAGCAAAAATCGAGCTTGTTTGGGACCCACCGTGGACTCCTGAAAGGATTTCAGAAGAAGCGATGAAGCGGATTATGGAATAA
- a CDS encoding SagB/ThcOx family dehydrogenase, whose product MGNQGLTDLPMKVKLPEPEATDRSHIEDLIAKRRSVRRYKDKELSKSDISRLLWAAQGVSSEDGLRTAPSAGALYPLEIHVVIGEDGELEPGVYRYIPEGHTLVREIAGDMREKLSKVALSQPMIRNAPVSFVISAVYPRITSKYGSRGLRYAHMEAGHTAQNVCLMGVELGIGTCTVGAFEDEGVKNVLKLPANEEPLYILPLGYI is encoded by the coding sequence ATGGGAAATCAGGGTCTTACAGACCTGCCAATGAAAGTCAAACTGCCTGAGCCAGAAGCTACAGATAGAAGTCATATCGAAGACCTCATTGCAAAGCGGAGGTCTGTAAGAAGATATAAGGACAAGGAACTCTCCAAGTCCGATATTTCTCGCTTGCTCTGGGCTGCTCAGGGTGTAAGTTCTGAGGACGGTTTAAGGACCGCGCCCTCTGCAGGTGCTCTTTACCCTCTTGAAATTCATGTAGTTATCGGAGAAGATGGCGAGCTTGAACCTGGGGTTTACAGGTACATTCCTGAAGGCCATACACTTGTCCGGGAAATTGCAGGTGATATGAGAGAGAAACTTTCAAAAGTTGCTCTCTCCCAACCCATGATCAGAAACGCTCCCGTTTCATTTGTAATCTCCGCGGTTTATCCGAGGATAACAAGCAAATACGGCAGTCGAGGCCTTCGTTATGCCCATATGGAAGCGGGGCACACTGCACAGAACGTATGTCTCATGGGAGTGGAGCTTGGAATAGGAACCTGTACAGTAGGAGCTTTTGAGGACGAAGGAGTAAAAAACGTGCTTAAATTGCCGGCAAACGAAGAACCTCTATATATTCTGCCTCTGGGTTATATTTGA
- a CDS encoding histidine phosphatase family protein → MGHLILVRHGEPGLKPEERLAGWVDISLSRKGIEEALQCAAELEKFELDLAFASNLVRTQETLFLILSGQKKTGVVVHESTGKKGNPGKTDWYSYPEKLGKKLIPIYFTPYLNERYYGKLQGRKKQKMEEKYGAEKLASWRWNFQPGPPEGESLKVVYERAVPYFKEKILPAVKAGKNVLICAHQGSLRALVKYIEEISDEDIKEVKFSTGELAIYRYSEGKLIRENAEMSSEIKRNL, encoded by the coding sequence ATGGGTCATCTTATACTTGTCAGGCATGGAGAACCTGGATTAAAGCCAGAAGAAAGGCTTGCCGGCTGGGTGGATATTTCTCTCAGCAGGAAAGGAATCGAAGAGGCTCTTCAGTGTGCAGCAGAGCTTGAAAAGTTCGAACTGGACCTTGCTTTTGCCTCAAACCTTGTGCGGACGCAGGAAACACTTTTCTTAATATTGTCCGGGCAGAAGAAAACAGGGGTTGTTGTCCATGAAAGTACAGGGAAGAAAGGAAATCCAGGGAAAACGGACTGGTACTCGTATCCTGAAAAGCTCGGTAAAAAACTTATCCCGATTTATTTCACACCTTATTTAAACGAGCGCTACTACGGTAAGCTTCAGGGCAGGAAAAAACAGAAAATGGAAGAAAAATACGGAGCCGAAAAACTTGCCTCCTGGAGGTGGAACTTTCAGCCAGGCCCACCTGAAGGAGAAAGTCTCAAAGTCGTGTATGAACGTGCAGTACCTTATTTCAAAGAGAAAATCCTGCCTGCCGTAAAGGCAGGAAAAAACGTGCTGATCTGTGCCCACCAGGGCAGTCTGAGAGCTCTGGTCAAATATATAGAAGAGATTTCCGACGAGGATATCAAGGAAGTCAAATTTTCCACAGGCGAACTTGCGATATATCGGTATTCAGAAGGCAAGCTAATCCGAGAAAACGCCGAGATGAGCTCTGAGATTAAAAGGAACCTCTAA
- a CDS encoding HD domain-containing protein: MSSDNGSSEAVQSVERVVPEPLPLEDLFHIYGIERSHAENVARNALELFDILNFIHGLHPKIKSLVEIAALVHDTGVATDFKNHHKAGRNILLLHSPLEVPERLRPVVAWTAFLHKKSVGKEKVEKLKGKGFGKMPEDLQDLTLKVAALVRLADALDYSRMESRLGKVTFGKQSIKFEIEGQRAVIDAERMEKKCDLWHLLYNTRLEFRPAPKK; encoded by the coding sequence GTGAGTTCAGATAACGGATCTTCAGAAGCTGTTCAGTCCGTGGAAAGAGTAGTTCCCGAGCCTTTGCCTCTGGAGGACCTTTTCCATATTTATGGAATTGAACGCAGCCACGCAGAAAATGTGGCCAGGAATGCGCTTGAGCTTTTTGATATCCTTAATTTTATCCATGGATTGCACCCTAAGATAAAAAGCCTTGTGGAAATAGCTGCACTTGTTCATGATACAGGTGTAGCTACGGATTTTAAGAACCATCACAAAGCAGGAAGGAATATTTTACTCCTTCACTCTCCTTTAGAGGTGCCTGAAAGGCTCAGGCCTGTTGTTGCCTGGACTGCTTTCCTGCATAAAAAGAGCGTGGGAAAAGAGAAAGTTGAGAAACTTAAAGGAAAAGGCTTCGGGAAAATGCCTGAGGACCTTCAGGATCTTACTCTTAAAGTGGCTGCCCTTGTCCGGCTTGCTGATGCCCTTGATTACAGCAGGATGGAAAGCAGGCTTGGAAAAGTCACCTTTGGAAAGCAGAGTATCAAGTTCGAGATAGAGGGGCAGAGAGCTGTGATTGACGCAGAAAGAATGGAAAAGAAATGTGATCTATGGCACCTTCTCTACAATACCCGGCTTGAATTCAGGCCTGCACCGAAGAAGTAA
- a CDS encoding HEAT repeat domain-containing protein, with translation MSERPEIHNKVFSQVSDDRIEAAKQLGTFFEALPDRKQAFEDLLRLCSDGEDAVREEAINSLVTVFPNVPDRKLAWDRLLNLTAYPVESVMTAAANALVSVFFLMPDKNKAWGDLAGLINSRSSMEDASREIVSSLYYLIKEVSDKAQVWKDLLEMGTSEYSYVREKSTLLLSLVFPELADGKKEEAWNKVLELASESADEKIREQATRTLGVIYTQMPDEMKDETLETLLELAVSGKPEVQKEALLTLPPVFSHIPDKKKAWNDILRLIENENEYIQKQAIDALVFIFPEMPDKKKIWTDFLSLAKVRDDYIRNMASDALVSLFSGLDNKASLWEELLELSEDEDEVVQSTAVNILTKIFSHISCKREAYSELVCLAETKDSPALRKVVSTLASAYPELCNIPEVSEREWEEIKKRNYGEQDRTWKNNFGKLEKPWEEYESGGDSKPKKESKFGKKESGEKEETGENEKTGSLQFKEKEHRTPVSNLFKKSMSDNSGFEVDNREYIRRKDMTDFIGSGSSFSDKEEAVNKLISLISDPDPQRRRGAIESLLTAYSRYTGKTQDIWNELLNLTGEEETGTRKDAADLLSEVFPVVEEKSTVFFDLVKLTESQEAHLRRRAAELLSSAFTYCEDKQAAWNELVRLASVEDREVRKGAILALSSGYIEVPDKEKAWKDLLSFSDHSDSFVQRAATRALGPAFFYVPDKTQAWRDLKALTDNPYVYVRRYAFRSLGRASLWRALRAENEATYIFGLKEAVNYFKEASEASIGFHIPEFYHPFYQSLLFILFSDRPGIAKLENERYLSKMTDEVREKAESQKLLDIFEQFAGLLTRAGKLSPGDLSGQKKLLETSILLFDQFSGFFDNKEEEAIFAQKTVKKEKPVKKEYSNLGKALLERVEKKKASLTKDRKKKNF, from the coding sequence TTGAGTGAGCGGCCAGAGATACATAATAAGGTTTTCAGTCAGGTATCGGATGATAGAATAGAGGCTGCAAAGCAGCTGGGAACTTTTTTTGAGGCTTTGCCTGACAGAAAACAGGCTTTTGAAGATTTGTTAAGGCTTTGCTCTGACGGAGAGGATGCAGTCAGGGAAGAAGCAATCAATTCCCTTGTAACGGTTTTTCCTAATGTACCGGATAGAAAGCTTGCATGGGATAGGCTTTTGAATCTGACAGCTTATCCGGTAGAGTCTGTAATGACGGCTGCAGCCAATGCTCTGGTCAGCGTTTTTTTTCTTATGCCGGACAAAAATAAAGCATGGGGAGACCTTGCCGGGCTGATAAACTCCAGATCAAGCATGGAAGATGCTAGCAGGGAAATTGTCAGCTCGCTTTATTATTTAATAAAGGAAGTCTCTGATAAGGCGCAGGTCTGGAAAGATCTGCTTGAAATGGGAACCTCAGAATATTCTTATGTGCGAGAGAAGTCGACTTTGCTTTTGAGCCTGGTTTTTCCGGAACTGGCAGATGGGAAAAAAGAAGAAGCCTGGAATAAAGTGCTGGAACTGGCTAGTGAATCTGCGGATGAAAAGATCAGGGAGCAGGCTACTCGGACTCTTGGAGTTATTTACACGCAGATGCCAGACGAGATGAAGGACGAAACTCTTGAGACTCTGCTGGAACTTGCAGTATCAGGAAAACCTGAAGTTCAAAAGGAAGCTCTTCTGACTCTACCCCCGGTTTTTTCTCATATCCCGGATAAGAAAAAGGCTTGGAATGACATTCTCAGGCTTATAGAAAACGAGAATGAGTATATTCAAAAGCAGGCTATCGATGCCCTGGTTTTTATCTTTCCTGAGATGCCGGACAAAAAAAAGATCTGGACTGATTTCCTGAGCCTGGCAAAAGTCAGAGATGATTATATCAGGAACATGGCCTCTGATGCGCTTGTATCCTTATTTTCAGGCCTGGATAACAAAGCCTCACTATGGGAGGAACTCCTCGAACTCTCAGAAGATGAGGACGAAGTCGTGCAGAGTACAGCGGTTAACATTCTCACAAAGATTTTTTCACACATTTCCTGCAAAAGAGAAGCATATTCCGAGCTGGTGTGCCTGGCTGAAACAAAGGATAGTCCTGCACTCCGAAAGGTCGTGAGTACGCTTGCCTCTGCTTATCCCGAATTATGTAATATACCTGAGGTAAGTGAAAGGGAGTGGGAAGAAATAAAAAAACGTAACTATGGAGAGCAGGATAGAACGTGGAAAAATAATTTTGGGAAGCTAGAAAAACCCTGGGAGGAGTATGAATCAGGAGGAGATAGCAAACCCAAAAAAGAAAGTAAATTCGGAAAAAAGGAGTCAGGGGAAAAAGAAGAAACTGGAGAGAATGAAAAAACTGGTAGTCTCCAGTTTAAAGAAAAAGAACACAGAACGCCTGTCTCTAACCTTTTTAAAAAATCTATGTCTGATAATTCAGGATTTGAAGTTGATAACAGGGAGTACATACGAAGAAAAGATATGACGGATTTTATCGGGTCAGGCTCTAGTTTTTCAGATAAAGAAGAGGCTGTGAATAAGCTTATTAGTCTGATTTCTGATCCGGATCCTCAGAGGCGAAGAGGCGCAATAGAATCCCTGCTTACAGCCTATTCCCGATATACAGGCAAAACGCAGGATATCTGGAACGAACTTCTTAACCTGACTGGGGAGGAGGAAACAGGCACCAGAAAGGATGCTGCAGACCTGCTTTCGGAGGTATTTCCAGTGGTTGAGGAAAAGTCAACAGTTTTTTTCGACCTTGTAAAGCTTACTGAGAGCCAGGAAGCTCATCTCAGGAGGAGAGCCGCAGAACTCCTTTCTTCTGCTTTTACCTATTGTGAAGATAAGCAGGCAGCCTGGAACGAACTTGTAAGGCTTGCGTCAGTTGAAGACCGTGAAGTCCGGAAAGGAGCAATTCTTGCTCTATCTTCAGGCTATATAGAGGTACCAGATAAGGAAAAAGCCTGGAAGGACCTGTTAAGTTTTTCCGATCATAGCGACAGTTTTGTGCAAAGGGCGGCAACACGGGCCCTTGGACCTGCTTTTTTCTATGTGCCGGATAAAACCCAGGCCTGGAGAGACCTGAAGGCGCTTACTGACAATCCGTACGTTTATGTCCGAAGGTATGCTTTCCGCTCGCTTGGAAGAGCTTCTCTCTGGAGGGCGCTAAGGGCGGAAAATGAAGCTACTTACATTTTCGGGCTAAAAGAAGCCGTCAATTATTTTAAGGAAGCATCCGAAGCCTCTATTGGCTTCCATATTCCAGAATTCTATCATCCATTTTATCAGTCTCTGTTATTCATTCTTTTCAGCGACAGACCCGGTATAGCGAAACTTGAAAATGAGCGATACCTCTCAAAAATGACAGATGAAGTCAGGGAGAAGGCTGAAAGCCAGAAACTTCTCGATATCTTCGAACAGTTTGCAGGGCTTCTTACACGCGCAGGGAAACTATCTCCTGGTGACCTTTCAGGACAGAAAAAGCTACTTGAAACCTCGATTTTACTTTTTGACCAATTTTCAGGTTTTTTTGACAACAAAGAAGAAGAGGCTATTTTCGCCCAAAAAACCGTGAAAAAAGAAAAACCTGTGAAAAAGGAGTATTCGAACCTTGGAAAAGCTCTTCTTGAGCGGGTAGAGAAAAAGAAGGCATCCTTAACAAAAGATCGTAAAAAAAAGAATTTCTGA
- a CDS encoding GNAT family N-acetyltransferase, whose translation MCKVIFDEIKEEHLNDVLEIYTHYVLNTNVTFHAHAFSKDEMRELVFFENPKYKTFVIKSADKINGYVILTQYKKREAYDGTAEVTVYLKPDYIGKGIGIQAVKFIEDVAKKQNIHVLIATICGENSKSINLFVRNGFSKCAHYKEVGEKFGQLLDVMAYQKIIL comes from the coding sequence ATGTGCAAAGTTATTTTTGATGAAATAAAGGAAGAACATCTGAATGATGTTTTGGAAATTTATACCCACTATGTTCTCAACACAAATGTAACCTTTCACGCGCATGCTTTCTCAAAAGATGAAATGCGAGAATTGGTATTCTTTGAAAATCCTAAATATAAAACTTTTGTCATAAAATCTGCTGATAAAATTAATGGATATGTAATATTGACTCAGTACAAAAAGCGTGAAGCATACGATGGAACTGCTGAAGTAACTGTATACTTAAAGCCGGATTACATCGGTAAAGGCATAGGCATCCAGGCTGTTAAGTTCATTGAAGATGTTGCAAAAAAGCAAAATATTCACGTACTTATTGCGACAATATGCGGAGAAAATTCTAAGAGTATTAATTTATTTGTAAGAAACGGCTTTAGCAAATGTGCACATTATAAGGAAGTAGGTGAGAAATTTGGGCAACTGCTAGATGTAATGGCATACCAAAAAATAATATTATAA
- a CDS encoding RimK/LysX family protein codes for MDIEEIKAIFKFSALEKYMISSFEIQADLFLPFLLSLKSGGSWSYASEETKSMAVKDVITYYNEESKTGYTLEKIYFFIEPEVIAEEGVIRRLEKCGTKEERELVERPYIITLHAKKIIFAEVNPDLKKITIRELKKKHIKLKGTPAYSAAHEMEHLEKGEIGGIPLWTFEYVKGK; via the coding sequence ATGGATATTGAAGAAATTAAAGCAATCTTCAAATTTTCAGCCCTGGAAAAGTATATGATTTCCAGTTTTGAAATTCAAGCAGATCTATTTCTTCCTTTTCTGCTTTCATTAAAATCAGGAGGTTCCTGGAGTTATGCCTCTGAAGAAACAAAAAGCATGGCAGTAAAAGACGTGATCACTTATTATAATGAGGAGAGCAAAACCGGCTATACTCTGGAAAAGATATATTTCTTTATCGAACCCGAAGTCATAGCTGAAGAAGGAGTCATCCGAAGGCTGGAAAAATGCGGAACAAAAGAAGAAAGAGAACTGGTTGAAAGACCCTACATAATAACCCTGCATGCAAAAAAAATCATATTTGCAGAGGTAAATCCTGATCTCAAAAAAATAACAATCAGGGAGTTAAAGAAAAAACACATAAAACTGAAAGGTACGCCGGCATATAGCGCAGCTCATGAGATGGAACATCTTGAAAAGGGAGAAATAGGAGGAATTCCACTCTGGACTTTTGAATATGTTAAAGGCAAGTAA